A window of Gallus gallus isolate bGalGal1 chromosome 3, bGalGal1.mat.broiler.GRCg7b, whole genome shotgun sequence genomic DNA:
ACAGGGCTGACTATCTGTCTGATGGAAATTTACAATAATTATGTAAAAGAGAAGCCCTGGGACAGTGCTAGTGTGCCTAGAGCGAAGTGTCAGAGCTCACCAACAAGAATGGGATGCGGAGCTCTTACATAGCAGGGTAGCCCATAGACAATGACAGTCTGGCATTACAAAAACAGTGGAGTCAATCATTACTTACTCAGGAGATTCCTCAGCGACTCCtaactcaaatattttttttagcaagcCAAAGAGTACAAGCATAAAACAATTCCAGTATTCTAAGAACATACACAAGCTAATGTGCATATCAAGAAGGAAATAAGATCACCAGCTGATGTGTATATTGCAGCTAAAAGAGTTTTGTGTTGCTGAAAATCTCCAACTAATGGTCAGCCTGAGAGTCTCACGCTCAGTTTTGATTTCTTCCCAAGCACATCATCATGTAAAGCAGAAACCACCGAAACTGCATACATGTGAATCCTATAAGAGGCGAGCGATTTGGAAAAATAACAACTATTAAATGGAATGGAATTTCATTATAAGGATAACTTGTAGAGAGTggcacaagaaagacagggtCTTGGTTTTGTCCAGAGTAGTATTTGACAGCATGGAAACAAATATGGATTTAGACTAACGGTCACTGAAGATAATAAGCCAAAACTCTGTTTCCTAAAAAATTTCCCCAGGGAAGAACGTGTTAGCCACAGAAAAAAGGTCAACAGAGACGCTGATGTCCAGCACTGACAGAAATGTCCTTGTTTGGGATAACAGTACACCTGCTCTCCATCTGAGTTCCTGTAGTGAACAGCCAGCTAACGGAGCCCAGCATGAGTCTCCTGAAGAATTAGTCTGGCTAAtcctgaatattttctttgactACACGCAGGGAAGGGCCATGTATCAAGTGCATAGGAAGCAGATGCAACTCCATTTTGCTTATGTTCACAGAGATTCCCACATCCACTCTCCAGGAAGGAAACATGGAAGTGCAGGTGATGCAGGCGTTCCTCTGCCCCCGGTGTTTCCTAATTCATGCGGACTGCTCCCTACTGACCGCAAGCCTCTCACTCTTCATTTCACCCAATGTAATGCTCTTGTGTGAGAGACGTGCACGTGATCACGTGGAGAAAGCACAATATGTCAGTGGCACCGTGTTTTAGCTTCCCTTCAGTTTTACTGATCAACTACTAGCTTCAAATGGAATGCAGTACCAGGATGCTGATCTAGCTGCTGGAAGGTGCTCACTTGTAAATCCTGATCTCTCATGTCCTGAATTCATTTCTCAAGGTAGGTCTGAAACAGAGGCTAAAGGGTTGGAAAGgattctttcttcctctgccacATTGACACATATCTTTCTTATGGGTCCATCCACGTACAGTCCCATCAGGGTACTGAGAAGTATTTGGTAGGAGACTTCCATAGCTTCTCACTCCAAGAAGTGCTCTCATAATGCCTCCAGAAACTCAGGAGTAAAGCAAAGGTTGTGCCCACTCAGGGTTGCATTGCTCATTCCCAGGATGTTAGCAGATCTAAACGTTTTTGCTCAACTCTGACTTTTAAACAACCAGATCTTTCTTTCAAATGAAGCAAGATTGTTTCAGGAAACATTCTTGGCAGCGCTTTTTGCCCTGGTTTCCTGAGGAATGCACTTTCTTTATGAACTGAATGAAAAACCAGTGGTACATAAAGCCGCCTTGTGACAATGCTGGCAGTTCTACCCGCTTCTCATCTACCCACATTTACAAAGCACTATGCATTATGTCAGAACTGTAATTTCAAGACGATAAACTCTAAGGACTTGCTTTCCCATCCCCAGCATCTCGTTTTCTACTTCAAGTGCGCTGTGGAAGCACTGTTTGAAGAATGGATGCCAGCTTTCAAACATCTGCAGAGATCACAATATCTTATTAATAATAGCATTGAAAGAGTCCTTCCACTAAGGCTCTCTGGATTCTCACACTGACAGTCAATAAGAGCATGCCAGCCATCTTGATATTAACAACGCTACTTGCTTGATATTAACAACGCTACTGGCTGAACACTTGATACTGCTTACACCAGGTAACCCAAATCTCAGTATTTTCCATCCAGGTCTAATATCTGGAGCTACAGGTCCAGTGTGGAAcacacacagtgcttttggCTCCAGAAAAGATTCTATTATGGCAACACGTTGGCTCCTCTTGCTTTATACCTCACAGAAAATCAAGTATGATCCTTGGTGTCTTTAAAGTGTCTCATTTTACCTTCTTTCACGTGAAATCTATTTTTTCTCAGACCTTTGAACTGTAGTGAATTCCAGCAACTGGAAACCAAATCAGTCTATAAGGATGGAAGTGTTTCTGCTCTAAATGGGAAAGTGTCAAGTTTCGTGGTTGAGAACCTCAGGGTCAGACTTCCAGGATGACACGCAGAGCCGAAGCCCCAAATTACAGGCCactccaaacaaacaaacaaaaaagctgggAGGCACCCACTGCCCCCCTTTCAAAAGCTCCTCTGCATCTTTTTGGTTTCTCTAAGAACAAACTATAGAAAATGGTGTTTTCTTACTGTATTTACCCAAGCCCAGATTTATAAGCTGGGCAGTCCTGTgcggctgcagctgctgtctggGACTGCTTGTGCCACGGCTAGGCCTAGCGGCCAGAGCTACTGGCaccagctctgagctgtgggatggggctCTCTCAGCTCTGCCCGCAGCCTGAGCTCCCAGCAGGGCCTCCTCTGATGCCCAGCTGTGGTTGCCCATCTCTGAAAATCACGTGGTCTCTAAATACACACAAAGAGCTTAACTTTGCgtgctttgctttgaagaaCTGGCTTTATTTTGGATGATAATTCAAAAGGAATCACAGCATTTAAGACCAATAATGAGATTTTATCTCCTGCCCATATTAGATTATGATCTCTTTAGCAGCGCAAGCTGGGTTCCACATAAGTACCCTGATGAGGCTGGGATGCCTCATGCTGCCAGCTCAGTGGTGGTCTCAAATAAAgagaggagcagaggctgaaagGCTGCCGCTGCCACACAGCCTGCCATGCAGCAATATGCATTTGCCTGGGATGGGCTTGGGGCCCCAGGGCTGGACGCAGTGCTcaaggtcccatctggagtactgcgctCAGGCCCAGGTCCTCCAGAACAAGAAAGTCACGttgctgttggagcaggtccagaggagggccactgaggtgatcagagggctggagatcctctcctatgaaaaaaaggctgagggagctgacctgattcagcttggagaagaaaaggctctgggaagacctcattgtggccttcttGTACTTGAGGGAAGCatacaagcaggaggaggactgactttttacatggcgTGATAGTGATagtgatagtgataggacaggggggaatggctttaaactaaaagaggggagatttaggttagatgttaggtggaaattctttactcagagggtggtgaggctctggcacgggttgcccagagaagctgtgtgtgccccatccctggaggcgaTCAGGGTCAGgttggacggggccctgggcagcccgatcTGGtaggtggcagccctgcctatggcaggggggaTGGAAGTGCGTGAGCTTTAAGCTTCAttccagcccaggccattctgtcactctgtgattctatgactatgtGACGTGCCTGCAGGTTACAGCTGATGActttctgccctgtgctgccttcACACCCTCACAGGGGTGTGCTCTGTGAGTGCTGGACATGCTCCCCACGGCCATGTAGACTCGTGGGGCACTGCATGCTTTCAGTCCCGTGTCTGCACGGGCGGGGAGCTGGCTCCTGTCCCTTGTTGCAGCTGTTTGCTGTCGGGTCCAGCCTGGGGCCCCTAAGCAGAGCCTGCCTTAGGTCAGCTGCTTACTTGCCAACTTGCAAAATACACTCACGGGTGTCTTGCAGAGTGTGATGGGCCATCGTGGCTTCACTCGGTGCCTCCTGAGAGAATCGGTGCCACGTTAAATAAAACGCTGCTGCTAAATGGTGCCCTCACACCGATGCTAAATGGTGGCTTTTAGAACGACAGCCATCTTCCGATGGCTAATTGTTACAGGAACTGCTGAGAGCTTGCAATGTTTGCTTTCTATTCGGATTCACTGCCCTGAAATCACtaaccaccccccccccccccccccaaccccgaACGCCCCCCAGCCCCCTTGCCCCGAAGAGCAGAAGACCACCTCGTGCAGACAGGCGTGCAGATAGGCGACACCGACAACCGCAGTGCGCACGGCGGGGCAGCACGAGCGTTTTCTCGGCACAAAACGCCCTAAAACCCACGGCCCCAGGCCCGGGGCCAGCAGCAGGCAACCCAGCAGCCGGGAAGGGGGGGAAAGGCGGGCCGCGCCGCTCCCACCCCGCCCGTGCCGCCCCTTCGCGGAGCCGCTatccccgccccgcgccggCACATCCCTccccgcggcggggccggccgAGCCTCCGTGCCATGCCAGCCTTTAAACGGCAGGTGCGGGGGAGCCAGCCAGACGCGGCACCGGCGGATCGGCGGTAGCGGCGGGCGCCTTTCGGCTCGGAGCGGAGCATGTCGGTGGCGACCGGAGGCagcgaggcggcggcggcggcgggtggcggcggcggagggggcCGCGTCTTCTTCCAGAGCCCCCGCGGCGGAGGCTCGGGGCGGGAGGACGCGGTGTCGGCGGCGGCGGTGCAGGTCCAGCAGCGACGCCACCAGCAGGGCAAAGTGACGGTGAAATACGATCGGAAGGAGCTGCGGAAGCGGCTGGTGCTGGAGGAGTGGATCGTggagcagctggggcagctCTACGGCTGCCAGGTGCGGGGAGGCGGCGCGGGCTGCCCGGCGCGGCTGCCGCAGAgcccccgcccgccgcgggCACCGGGacctcccgccgccgcctccgggCGGCGTCCCCGGCGCGGGGCCCCGTCCCGCAGAGGGGCGCCCCGGGGGCGGCTGCGGcagcggggggaggaggggaggaaggggtcGCGAGGGGGCGGCCGACGGCGCTCCGCGtcctgccctgcactgcactgccccCGCCCGCAGCGGCGGTGGGCGCTGCCGGTGGGCTTCGGTGGGCAGACGGAAAGAAGGAAGGTCGTGAGAGGGAGAAGTGCGAGCGCCGATATGGCCGTACTTACTGTATCGAAGTCGTGAACGTCAACGCCGTCTTCGAATTTTCTTCTATATGGAGTGTATGCACGGGAGGGCTTTCAAGATTATTCAGGGGCATAATAACAGTTGTAAGTAAAGGAGCTTTGTCAAAGCTTCGTTGGAAATGTAGCTCTACTCCCCAAGGCATCCTATTTCCCCCCGCCCTCTCTCCCCTATTATAAAGGCTCAGAACGTTCAGTCTGAGCTGAGGCTCACTCGTGCCTTTCCCGTCTGTAGGGTCTCATTCACCTTCATTAATATGACTTCTGCAGGGAGATTTGTGGGAGCTCAGTGTGTGCTTTGCAGCTCACATCCCTGGAGCCAGCATCTCACCTTTGGGCTTGAGGTGAGCCTGGCAGCCCTGAGGTGAGGAGGTGAGGGCCAAAGCGACCGGGCCTCGATATCCGGGGTGTACGTCATACAAAGAAGCTCCCTTGCATCTCAAAACCAGTTTATCAGCAAATTTGTCAGAAGCATTTGCCCTCATCAAATTGTGCATGTGACAAGTGAAATCTTCTTAGCTATTTGCATCTGAGAACCAAGGGGAAGGAAAGATATAAATGGAAACAGGTTTAGAAATGAGCAGCTGTTATTTGTCATCTTGGGGTGAGGTGCCTTTGCAGCCGTGCAACCTGTAGGCCGTGAGGAATTCTTTGAGGTCAGAAGTACTTACATCTGTTTGCAGCTGGTGAATTAGTGTCTGCGTGTGGTGATGTGGTCAATAGCTGGCTTGTACATCTCTTGCCTCTGGTTTGACTCACGTTGCTCGAAACACGAAGCCTGTTTGGGCCATGTGCTTTTAACACGTGGGTGTAGTTCTTCACAAGGATGTCATGCTGGACTAAGCCAAGGTCCAGGGGAGCTATTGCTGCTCCTTACAGCATTAAAATAACTGGTTTGTTGTGTACAAATGCCTGAACAATACGCCTTTGAGTCTTTTCCTCGCTGTTGGTGTTACCTCCAACTAAAATAGGAGGGCTCCCCAATAAGATGGAAATAATATATGATTGCTTGAAAGTTCCTTTTCTACCATGTCTTTCATATGGCGGCAGAAATGGTTTGACACAACAGGTGACAATGTTTATAGCTTTGAAGACTGAGGGCAAAATGTGTAGgtcttctgctctttgctgtCACACTGGAACTGACTGGTGTCAGCACTGACGGCACTGTGAAAGGGTCAAGCAGTTAATATGCTGTCAAAATAAAGCTGAAGATGCATGATGAGTATAGCAAATCAAGGCGATAGCAACTTAACGGAAGATGCATTGCTGGAATCTGCCCGATTTACTTCTAGGCTTACGGATCTAGCTCTCATGCTGAAACCTCAACGCCTATGCAGAGTTGGTAACTTTGTCTGCAAATTGGGAGGCATGGTGGGAATCGCACCTTCTGGGAAGGATCTACCACGGCTTCCTTGCTGTGATGGCACTTCAGTTCTGAAATAACTTCAAATCTTCAAGAATGTCAGAAATAGCCATAAAATTACTAATCCTGAAAGAGCTAACGGGTGTTGGTATTTTGCCTCTATTCTGATCTGGAGCTGTGTTTCTAGGGAGCAATATGCTCCATTGCTGGGATGAACAGCAATAAGAAAGCAGAGGGTACGGTACTTGCAGGGCAGCACGCTGCAAGTCTACCAGAGTCCTGGGTGTCTGTTTGTGGGACTGAGTTAATGTAGCACCTACCCACTGTTTGCTGTTTCaataatattttctgctgtattatGCCATGTATAAGGTTTGTTGGTAAATGGGCGCTTTACTGAAAGATTCCCGTTACTCAAAGCTGGACATGTATTCATGGTCTCTCAAGTACTTGCGAGTCACATCAGCTATATGCTTGTGAGCGTGTCTTGGCTTGGTGACAAAGTTTAGCAGATGAGGTTGGGGATTAAGGAGATAAGTTTGTTTGTGAGCTTTTTCAAGTGAATCTTTGTTTTAACaggtttaatttttaaaattagatgCCGAATTGGGCAATGAAGCTTGTGGATTGCTGTTTAGAAGGAACTGTTCCACATGATTTTTGGTGGTGGCCGCAGATGCATGTTCCAAATACCAGCCATAGATAAGGGTGATTGCAGTTTCTATGGCTAGAGACCAATCTGAATGGTGAAGAGTTACCATGACAGTAAACTTTAGTGGGACCAGGGTCTCCTCGACAGGATTCATTTGGCACCAGCCCCTGCTGGCAAAGCATACTAAGGACAAATGCTTCAGGTGGACATTAGGCTGGCTGTTAGCTCCCGGAGCTGCTGCCATTTAAAAAAGGGAAGTTTTGTAGCCCATTCATTTTGGTTTATGTGATGAGAATGCAGTCTCAAATTAGTGCATTGAAAATGCAGTGCTTTAGTCACAGGGCTTGAACCGACTTCAGTGTCAATCTTTACTAGGCATCTTGATTCTAAAAATAGTTTCTCCAGATGCTTCATGTTTTGGGCTAAACTCATTATTGGTTAAGAATTGCCAAAtaatgctgcacagagcagctttcaTCATCGCCGTTCGTTCTGCAATGATTTGCAACTTGTATGTCGGCACGTAAGTGATGACAGCCTAGGCTTCCAGCTGTAGGATCTACCTTATGTGCACCTACCAAACTTGTACGACTTTAAATATTATAAAAGCAAATAGATTTGTCCCCAGAAACCATTTAGATTTTCAAGTACAGTGCTATGCCCAGTGGTACTGTGTAGTCATGAGTACAGCATTTGCTATAGATGGCAGAATGCTGATGGAATAAGAGCATGGAGGACATATGGATTTTATGCAACATTAATAAACAATGAAGAGAGATTTTGCTGACCTGTGGGTTTGTtgctaagtattttttttagtgttgttcagtactttttttaatgtagagaTGTGGATGTACAAATCAAACAAGCCCTTAGGTTTTGTGTGCTAGAAGTTCCTTCTAATATAAGCTGTTGTTGAGTGTATTGGATAATCAATTGCTTTATTAGAGTAGTCTATAGTCAGGTATGGCTACCAGTGCTTAGTGTAGGCTATGATCTCAGTCTGGAAGTAACAGGGAATTATGTTCCAATTTACACCCTTTCCATTCCAGGTCAGCTTACACATGTGGAATTCTCTGCTTAAAAATTCTAGAAGAAATGACAACTGGGAAGGCTGCCTGCTAGAGCCCCTCAACCCCACTTtatttcagagcacagagctgtgccagacTGGAGATTGTCACTGTGTAGGATTCTTTTCTACTTCCTAAAATGTGGGTGCTGCAAGGACAAGAATGGCTTAAAGCCCTCAGCTGGGTGAGGGGTTTCACATTGGCAGGGCCAATCATTGCGGccattagtttaaaaataaaaggtattggtgggaatgggagggaagggagcCATTTAACTCATTCCTGCATGGACTGATGTCCCTTCCCCTGGGCTTTCTCTGGGAGAGCACTCTATTTGGCCATCTTCTTGGTGGAGTTGCTGGGATAcactcacagcagcagcttgtCTCTGGTGTAGTGTCAGAGTCTGCCAGTCTGTACATGCTTGACTTTAAGCTGTTTGGTGCTAGACGGGAGAAAACAAGAAGGCGGCCCGTATTTAGGCTGCAGAGGTAGATCACAACAGTGAGAACTCCCTGgcactccctttcccttcctgccACGCACGTCTTTTGGCTGCAGTGGTAAAGCTGGTGGTGAAGTGTCAATGTTAAGAAAGGGTTGCAGGAAAGGTGTGCACTCTGCCTCTTGTCAGGCTTTCCAGAAAGAATGGGTTTTTGCTAGATGGACTCTAGACACTTAACCTTGCCTTTGAACAAATTAGCTGCCTTGACAAttcccaaaatattttcttcaatacTGAATCAAGCTGCAGACTGAGTATTGATGGTCTTCCAAGAGCAGTACTGCTTATGCAGAACAATGAGATGCTGTCCAGGGTGTCAGTTCCTGTGTAGCTACATCTGTACAGACATGTTGTGACCTggtgggctctgctgcagctgtttctctCCCAGCTGTTTGGGACTGTATACAAATGGGCTACCAACCTTCTGCATGGCATATATTgccttctccagcctgttccTCGCAGtcagtggctctgtgcagctgagGCAGTTGCCAGAGTTGCTGGTGGTCTGGTTTGCTCTGGGTTGGGAAGAATGCTGAGTATAAGGgacaaatactttcttttttttcccctctataaGGGCACACCAGCATTTCCAAAACAGTGCGCGCTCAGCATGCAACTGAGGTTGCCGTTTAGTTGTGTGGATGTGATGGTGTGATCGAGTACTACTTATTCCTCAGGCTACTGTGAGGTAATGTTTGAGATTTATGACTCGTTTCTTACACAGAGGTGTTTGTAAGGAATGAAACACCACAGCCACAAACTTGCTGACTGGCTCTTTGAATTCAGACTTCCTCTGACTTGGACAAAGGCTTCACAAATAGTAACTGTGTGTGAACTCATTTCCAAAGGGATCACAAGTGGAAAGAGACtgagagaaagggagggagacTTCTCCGTTGAAGATAAAGCTGCCAGTAACAAGTGTAACGAAGGATTCCTTCCTTTAGGAAAATGAGTATGACAGTTTAGATGCATCGGAGTAAAGTGTTTAGAGGTTCATCACATTGCTTAAATTCCAAGTTATTTCTTTTGGACTATTATTACTGGTGCCAGGTCTCCACAGCATGAACCATGGAAGACTCTTGTGGACAGAGACCCTGCTCAGCAGCCAGAGCAGTGCAAAGGTTGCTATCATCAGAGACCTGCAAAGAACGCAGCAATGCTGGCATAGCAGAAGTCGTGTAGCAGCTATGGAGAGTTATTTGAAGAGTCCCAAGAGTGGAAAATAGGAAGCCCAAAGTGGCTCCTAACATGCTTGAAGCTGTAAAACAACTCTTGTAAAatgcatgctgctgctctcagagaGGGTGAAATTAAGTACCTGCTAAGGTGCCAGCCACCTGCTGGCAGTGAGGCCGGAGCCCTTTGTCTCTAAAAGTGCTGCTTAAGCTCTAATGTTAGGTTCTGAAGACCCTAATCTAGTAGGAAATGTACCATCATTCAGCTACcttcattcttttaaaatgcaaaattgaCACTACATCTCAAGGAGTccaggaaaattatttttcagaccAATTGAGCTTTGAACAGCCTGAATGTCGTGGTTCATTCTTTAAGTAGTAGCAACATTTGTGGCTGCTAATTTAGAAGCTTTACAACACAAATCTTCATCTTCCATCAGCTATTCCGTATCAAGTCGTGTCCTTTCCCTCTTCATTCAGGATTGAACCAGTCTCTTTGCTGGAGGTGTGGGTGTGATTGCTTTAtgacaaagcaaagaaataattgATTGCTTACATCACCTCTCGTAATTATGCTTCTTATAAACAGTATCTTCCAACCGTTATTGCTACAAAGACTCTTCTGCCTTTAGGCAAATCACTTTATGTAGTCAGTGCTTGATTATCCAGGATGATGAGTGAGTGAAGcgataggggaaaaaatgtggaTTAAAATAAGCACAACAAAAACAGTTGTAAACTTCTACAGCTCATGCACTgaacaaacagctgaagaggagggaggggaatTGTTGACCTACTCTTTTCTCCTGCTCAGGTTTGTCACACAAACTCAATCTGTGTTCCTTTTGGACTTGAGTCTACCGTGGATGTGCCTGTGCTTGCAGCACAATTAAGCTACAACATGGATGCTTTATCCCCAGGTAGGTGGGAGCTGGCCACATTGAGCTTTGTTGCAGGACATGGGACACAGTTGTGTCCCTGTACTCCAGCAGGGTGAAATGGTGTCTCCCGTTATTCTCAGGGCTTCGCATTAGCTGATCTGAACTGTGCTACAGAACCAGATGCCTGAAACAAAAATAGCCCTgtttaaatgaggaaaatatgtatttcGTGGTGCATCTGCCTCCTGTTAAAAGGCATAGTGAATGCTTCTAAGTAGGTGTTGAAACTACATTAAAAGGTGTTCTACTTGAAACAGAACTTAATTTCACAAGTGTTTATGATAGTTGGGGTTCTCATATGAGTTAACTAATTCTCTAGTGGTCCGTACCTTGCAGAGTCTGAATTCCTGCTTGATTAGGATATGTCCGTCCACTTCAAAAAGCACAGTACTTGGCTCCAGATACAACAAGTTTTGTAGTGCATTTTTGTAGTGCATCCTACCACGTGTAATCTGTAAACTGAAGCAGCTCTCTAAGAGTGCAGAAAATGCCTGTGACAAAACATGCTGTCCCATCTCTAGCCTACTTCAGTCTGAGTTATGGTCACCTTGTCTCTTGTCACCACAGGTGATAAAGCAGCAGCGGTATCAATCCATTCTTGCAGCAGCCTTGTGTCTTGCCTGTAGTGTAAGTCCTagttctcattttttcccttctcttttcattttctttccctccatcCAGATCCAGAAACTTCTCTTTGACAGCACAAATTGAGTAGGTTATACATGGCCATCCGTCTGTGTCACTGCAGCTTTTGGCTGCCTGTCATAAAGCACTGTGACATGTGGAATTATCCAAGTCAAGATTTCCAGAAGTTAATAACTTTGGAGAAGGGGAGGACGAAAATTTTAATTGGATGCAGTCCATACAGTGGCAGTATGACTGCATTTCAAAGGTAGAACAAATTTAGCAGGTTAAAGATCTTGGAACGAGGAACCATTTGGGCAGAGGTGCGCACTGAAACAAATCAAATGGTCTTTGAAGTGATAAGTGTTTAATTCTGAGGCTCACATTTGAGTACCAGAGCTGTtaccccttttttttccccctagggAGCATGGTATCTTTTCTAGGAAACCAGTTCAACGTGGTATCTTAAACTATTTTGAGGCATCACACAGATCAC
This region includes:
- the PPP1R14C gene encoding protein phosphatase 1 regulatory subunit 14C isoform X1 yields the protein MSVATGGSEAAAAAGGGGGGGRVFFQSPRGGGSGREDAVSAAAVQVQQRRHQQGKVTVKYDRKELRKRLVLEEWIVEQLGQLYGCQEEEMPDVEIDIDDLLDAANEEERALKLQETLVDCYKPTEEFIKELLTRIRGMRKLSPPQKKSI
- the PPP1R14C gene encoding protein phosphatase 1 regulatory subunit 14C isoform X2: MSVATGGSEAAAAAGGGGGGGRVFFQSPRGGGSGREDAVSAAAVQVQQRRHQQGKVTVKYDRKELRKRLVLEEWIVEQLGQLYGCQEEEMPDVEIDIDDLLDAANEEERALKLQETLVDCYKPTEYRYALRASGCTPQRNNLNLSKSC
- the PPP1R14C gene encoding protein phosphatase 1 regulatory subunit 14C isoform X3, which produces MSVATGGSEAAAAAGGGGGGGRVFFQSPRGGGSGREDAVSAAAVQVQQRRHQQGKVTVKYDRKELRKRLVLEEWIVEQLGQLYGCQEEEMPDVEIDIDDLLDAANEEERALKLQEFIKELLTRIRGMRKLSPPQKKSI